The following proteins are encoded in a genomic region of Pseudoxanthomonas suwonensis 11-1:
- the cysS gene encoding cysteine--tRNA ligase encodes MSLRLYNSLTRQVEAFAPLDPACPTMYVCGPTVYNYVHIGNARGPVVFGVLAALLRRRHGALKYARNITDVDDKINAAAAEQGVPISVITDRFAAAYREDMAALGVAGDFAPDIEPTATGHIAQMIAMCERLVAEGHAYAAEGHVLFSVASFADYGRLSRRDTEEMLAGARVEVAPYKRDPGDFVLWKPSSDDLPGWDSPWGRGRPGWHIECSAMAEAHLGQTIDIHAGGIDLQFPHHENEIAQSQCAHGGAPFARYWLHNGMLNFGGAKMSKSLGNIEKVHDLVRAHPPEALRYALISAHYRQPLEWSDALVEQSVRTLDRLYGTLRDLADIEASPVIPAEIEAALDDDLNTPLALAELARIAGEARKATDASERARLKSGLLGAGLALGLLQQAPEAWFNRGISNDDDARIQALVDERGAAKKARDFARADALRDQLAAEGILLEDTPQGVRWKRA; translated from the coding sequence ATGTCCCTGCGCCTGTACAACAGCCTGACGCGCCAGGTCGAAGCCTTCGCGCCCCTCGACCCCGCCTGCCCCACCATGTACGTGTGTGGGCCCACGGTCTATAACTACGTGCACATCGGCAACGCCCGCGGACCGGTGGTGTTCGGCGTGCTGGCCGCGCTGCTGCGCCGGCGCCATGGCGCGCTGAAGTACGCGCGCAACATCACCGATGTGGACGACAAGATCAACGCCGCGGCCGCCGAACAGGGCGTGCCGATCTCGGTGATCACCGACCGCTTCGCCGCCGCCTACCGCGAGGACATGGCCGCGCTGGGCGTGGCCGGCGACTTCGCCCCGGACATCGAGCCCACCGCCACTGGCCATATCGCGCAGATGATCGCCATGTGCGAACGCCTGGTCGCCGAGGGCCACGCCTACGCCGCCGAGGGCCACGTGCTGTTCTCGGTGGCCAGCTTCGCGGACTACGGCCGCCTCTCGCGCCGCGATACCGAGGAGATGCTGGCCGGCGCGCGGGTCGAGGTGGCCCCGTACAAGCGCGATCCGGGCGACTTCGTGCTGTGGAAGCCCTCCAGCGACGACCTGCCCGGCTGGGATTCGCCCTGGGGCCGCGGCCGCCCGGGCTGGCACATCGAATGCTCGGCGATGGCCGAAGCCCACCTGGGCCAGACCATCGACATCCATGCCGGCGGCATCGACCTGCAGTTCCCGCACCACGAGAACGAGATCGCGCAGAGCCAGTGCGCCCACGGCGGCGCGCCGTTTGCCCGCTACTGGCTGCACAACGGCATGCTCAACTTCGGCGGCGCCAAGATGAGCAAGTCGCTGGGCAACATCGAGAAGGTCCACGACCTGGTCCGCGCGCATCCGCCCGAGGCACTGCGCTACGCGCTGATCTCGGCCCACTACCGGCAGCCGCTGGAATGGTCGGACGCCCTGGTCGAGCAGTCGGTGCGCACCCTGGACCGGCTGTACGGCACCCTGCGCGACCTGGCCGACATCGAGGCCAGCCCGGTGATCCCGGCCGAGATCGAGGCGGCACTGGACGACGACCTCAACACCCCGCTTGCGCTGGCCGAGCTGGCCCGCATCGCCGGCGAGGCGCGCAAGGCCACCGATGCCAGCGAGCGCGCGCGACTGAAGTCCGGCCTGCTCGGTGCCGGCCTGGCCCTGGGCCTGCTGCAGCAGGCGCCGGAAGCCTGGTTCAACCGCGGCATCTCCAACGACGACGACGCCCGCATCCAGGCCCTGGTCGACGAGCGCGGCGCGGCCAAGAAGGCCCGCGACTTCGCCCGTGCCGACGCCCTCCGCGACCAGCTGGCCGCCGAGGGCATCCTGCTCGAGGACACGCCGCAGGGCGTGCGCTGGAAGCGCGCCTGA
- a CDS encoding N-acetylornithine carbamoyltransferase, producing MSLKHFLNTQDWSRPDLDALLAEAAAFKRNKLGSELKGRSIALVFFNPSMRTRTSFELGAFQLGGHAIVLQPGKDAWPIEFDLGTVMDGDTEEHIAEVARVLARYVDLIGVRAFPKFKDWSYDREDRVLKAFAKYSTVPVINMETITHPCQELAHALALQEHFGTTDLRGKKYVLTWTYHPKPLNTAVANSALTIATRLGMDVTLLCPTPEYILDERYIGWASQNVAESGGSFQVSHDIEDAYRGADVVYAKSWGALPYFGNWEPEKPIRDQFKHFIVDEQKMALTNNGVFSHCLPLRRNVKATDAVMDSPNCIAIEEAENRLHVQKAVMAALVRGR from the coding sequence ATGTCGCTCAAGCACTTCCTCAATACCCAGGACTGGAGCCGCCCGGACCTGGATGCGCTGCTCGCCGAAGCCGCCGCGTTCAAGCGCAACAAGCTGGGTAGCGAGCTCAAGGGGCGGTCGATCGCGCTGGTGTTCTTCAACCCGTCCATGCGCACCCGCACCAGCTTCGAGCTGGGCGCCTTCCAGCTGGGCGGCCATGCCATCGTGCTGCAGCCGGGCAAGGACGCGTGGCCGATCGAGTTCGACCTGGGCACGGTGATGGACGGCGACACCGAGGAGCACATCGCCGAGGTGGCGCGCGTGCTGGCCCGCTACGTCGACCTGATCGGCGTGCGCGCCTTCCCCAAGTTCAAGGACTGGAGCTACGACCGCGAGGACCGCGTGCTCAAGGCCTTCGCGAAGTACTCCACGGTGCCGGTGATCAACATGGAGACGATCACCCACCCGTGCCAGGAGCTGGCCCACGCGCTGGCCCTGCAGGAGCACTTCGGTACCACCGACCTGCGCGGCAAGAAGTACGTGCTGACCTGGACCTACCACCCGAAGCCGCTGAACACCGCGGTCGCCAACTCGGCCCTCACCATCGCCACCCGCCTGGGCATGGACGTGACCCTGCTGTGCCCGACGCCGGAGTACATCCTCGACGAGCGCTACATCGGCTGGGCCAGCCAGAACGTCGCCGAGAGCGGCGGCTCGTTCCAGGTCAGCCACGACATCGAGGACGCCTATCGGGGCGCCGACGTGGTCTACGCCAAGAGCTGGGGCGCGCTGCCGTACTTCGGCAACTGGGAGCCGGAGAAGCCGATCCGCGACCAGTTCAAGCACTTCATCGTCGACGAGCAGAAGATGGCGCTGACCAACAACGGCGTCTTCAGCCACTGCCTGCCGCTGCGCCGCAACGTCAAGGCCACCGACGCGGTGATGGACTCGCCCAACTGCATCGCCATCGAGGAAGCCGAGAACCGCCTGCACGTGCAGAAGGCGGTGATGGCCGCGCTGGTGCGCGGCCGGTGA
- a CDS encoding argininosuccinate synthase: MSQAASTNPESQSPNPAAASRDIVLAFSGGLDTSFCVPYLKEQGWNVHTVFADTGGVDAEERAYIEQRAAELGVASHVTIDGGAAIWNGFVKPFVQAGEGYQGQYPLLVSDRYLIVDAALKRAAELGTNAIAHGCTGMGNDQVRFDLAVKAQGDYRIVAPIREIQKEHTQTRAYEQKYLEERGFEVRAKQKSYTINENLLGVTMSGGEIDKWEVPGEGARGLCAPRSAWPVEPLQVTLKFVKGEAVELDGKPLEGAKILARLNTMFAQYGVGRGMYTGDTVIGLKGRIVFEAPGLTALLAAHRALEEAVLTKQQNRFKPEVARKWVELVYEGFYHDPLKADLEAFLASSQEQVNGEVVLETRGGRVDAVAIRSPHILSAKGATYAQSADWGVEEAEGFIKLFGMSSTLWAEVNR, translated from the coding sequence ATGTCACAAGCTGCTTCCACCAATCCCGAATCCCAAAGCCCGAATCCCGCGGCAGCCAGTCGCGACATCGTCCTGGCCTTCTCCGGCGGCCTGGACACCAGCTTCTGCGTGCCCTATCTGAAGGAGCAGGGCTGGAACGTGCACACCGTGTTCGCCGACACCGGCGGCGTGGACGCCGAGGAGCGCGCCTACATCGAGCAGCGCGCCGCGGAGCTGGGCGTGGCCAGCCACGTCACCATCGACGGCGGCGCCGCGATCTGGAACGGCTTCGTCAAGCCGTTCGTGCAGGCCGGCGAGGGTTACCAGGGCCAGTACCCGCTACTGGTCTCCGATCGCTACCTGATCGTCGATGCCGCGCTCAAGCGCGCCGCCGAGCTGGGCACCAATGCCATCGCCCACGGCTGCACCGGCATGGGCAACGACCAGGTCCGCTTCGACCTGGCGGTCAAGGCGCAGGGTGACTATCGCATCGTCGCCCCGATCCGCGAGATCCAGAAGGAACACACCCAGACCCGCGCCTACGAGCAGAAGTACCTCGAGGAGCGCGGTTTCGAGGTGCGTGCCAAGCAGAAGAGCTACACCATCAACGAGAACCTGCTGGGCGTGACCATGTCCGGCGGCGAGATCGACAAGTGGGAAGTGCCCGGCGAAGGCGCCCGCGGCCTGTGCGCGCCGCGTTCGGCCTGGCCGGTCGAGCCGCTGCAGGTGACCTTGAAGTTCGTCAAGGGCGAGGCGGTGGAGCTGGACGGCAAGCCGCTGGAAGGCGCGAAGATCCTGGCCCGCCTCAACACCATGTTCGCCCAGTACGGCGTCGGCCGCGGCATGTACACCGGCGACACCGTGATCGGCCTGAAGGGCCGCATCGTGTTCGAGGCCCCCGGCCTGACCGCGCTGCTGGCCGCGCACCGCGCGCTGGAAGAGGCGGTGCTGACCAAGCAGCAGAACCGTTTCAAGCCGGAAGTGGCGCGCAAGTGGGTGGAGCTGGTGTACGAAGGCTTCTACCACGACCCGCTCAAGGCCGACCTGGAAGCCTTCCTGGCTTCGTCGCAGGAGCAGGTCAACGGCGAGGTGGTCCTCGAGACCCGCGGTGGCCGCGTGGACGCGGTGGCGATCCGTTCGCCGCACATCCTCAGCGCCAAGGGCGCGACCTACGCCCAGTCGGCCGACTGGGGCGTGGAGGAGGCCGAGGGCTTCATCAAGCTGTTCGGCATGAGCAGCACCCTGTGGGCCGAGGT